The proteins below come from a single Triticum aestivum cultivar Chinese Spring chromosome 5D, IWGSC CS RefSeq v2.1, whole genome shotgun sequence genomic window:
- the LOC123123591 gene encoding uncharacterized protein encodes MPAAVAAAAAVAASGGALLVYLLITTCRPPGAEGPASPGEEAPLLTSRPEDGEGPWPHSPPVSCCEAAAVAARTARRAWELTVGRWGLHGLAFGIKRHMKRQGNLQHEYRGSDCLQLKGHDAHTEVAYLLEHLKLCMFYSKNRFSEFLKFGGYSQEDVLIHKSRARLMQPSFVLVRDQKAKCFLLFIRGAISPRERLTAASSVEVPFHHIVLNEGQIDNVILGYAHCGMLAAARWISNLVMPPLRNAVREFPDYQIKVIGHSMGAGIGAILTYILREHYDFTSCTCLAFGPAACMTWELAESGKDFITSLVNRDDVVPALSKVAMESLRSEVMVSSKLDDPQDEAHLGLFAKISQRVAFAKSHMLSISHSTGKTADPDSSISEPLLKEAVEITQPEENGLKIDCIHEAYFVANPEQDLSAVSVDASAERVILVNNDGDVSVKSAAGSAVSASQGDVESNATLDSEQASSTAKEEASQNLNGSGKEKQKESPSAPALRQLFPPGRIIHMVAQPSPDPNPGEGTSSKEAISIYETPRDLYGRIRLAPNMIDEHYMPSYISTMELLLEQLQSDNIVSRASDDL; translated from the exons ATgcccgccgccgtggccgccgcgGCGGCGGTCGCAGCCTCGGGCGGCGCGCTCCTAGTATACCTGCTCATCACCACCTGCCGGCCGCCGGGCGCCGAGGGGCCGGCGTCGCCGGGGGAGGAGGCGCCGCTGCTGACGTCGCGGCCTGAGGACGGCGAGGGGCCGTGGCCGCACAGCCCTCCGGTCTCGTGCTGCGAGGCCGCTGCGGTGGCCGCGCGCACGGCGCGCCGCGCGTGGGAGCTCACCGTCGGCCGGTGGGGCCTCCACGGCCTCGCCTTCGGGATCAAGCGCCACATGAAGCGCCAG GGTAATTTGCAGCATGAGTATCGTGGAAGTGACTGCCTTCAACTAAAAGGTCACGATGCACATACTGAAGTAGCTTATCTTCTTGAGCACTTGAAGCTTTGCATGTTCTACTCAAAGAATAGGTTTTCTGAATTTCTCAAGTTTGGTGGGTACAGTCAAGAGGACGTTCTCATCCACAAGTCTAGGGCGAGG CTTATGCAGCCTTCCTTCGTACTTGTGCGTGACCAAAAAGCCAAGTGTTTTCTGCTTTTCATCCGTGGTGCTATCAGTCCTAGGGAGCGCCTGACAGCAGCAAGTTCTGTAGAAGTTCCTTTCCACCATATAGTTCTGAATGAAGGACAGATTGACAATGTAATCTTAGGGTATGCACATTGTGGAATGCTTGCTGCAGCTCGCTGGATCTCTAACCTTGTCATGCCCCCTCTGCGCAATGCAGTACGAGAATTTCCTGACTACCAAATAAAG GTCATCGGGCACTCAATGGGAGCAGGTATTGGGGCAATTCTGACATATATTCTTCGTGAGCATTATGATTTTACATCATGCACGTGTCTAGCCTTTGGTCCTG CTGCCTGTATGACATGGGAGCTGGCAGAATCAGGGAAAGATTTTATCACTTCTCTTGTCAACAGAGATGATGTGGTGCCAGCACTTTCGAAAGTTGCTATGGAGAGCTTGCGATCTGAG GTAATGGTATCATCAAAGCTGGATGATCCGCAGGATGAAGCTCACCTTGGTTTATTCGCGAAAATAAGTCAGCGTGTAGCTTTTGCAAAGTCTCACATGCTGTCCATCTCTCATTCAACGGGAAAGACTGCAGATCCTGACTCTAGCATTTCTGAG CCTTTACTGAAAGAAGCAGTAGAAATCACACAGCCTGAAGAAAATGGGCTGAAAATTGACTGTATCCATGAAGCATATTTCGTGGCAAATCCAGAACAGGACCTTTCAGCCGTATCTGTCGATGCTTCTGCAGAACGGGTCATACTAGTTAACAATGATGGTGATGTCAGTGTCAAGTCTGCTGCTGGGTCGGCAGTATCTGCATCACAAGGGGATGTTGAAAGCAATGCAACATTGGACAGCGAGCAAGCGTCGTCGACAGCAAAGGAAGAAGCGTCCCAGAATCTGAACGGTAGCGGtaaagaaaaacagaaagaatCTCCCTCCGCCCCCGCACTGCGCCAACTTTTCCCTCCCGGGAGAATTATTCATATGGTCGCGCAGCCCTCACCGGACCCGAATCCTGGAGAAGGCACCAGCAGCAAGGAGGCCATCAGTATATATGAAACGCCAAGAGATTTGTATGGCAGAATAAGGCTCGCGCCAAATATGATAGACGAGCATTACATGCCTAGTTACATAAGTACAATGGAGTTATTGTTGGAACAGCTTCAGAGCGATAACATTGTAAGTAGAGCATCAGACGATTTGTGA